AAACCGTTGATGTTGATTAAGATCAGGAACTTGGATGAGAACTACTTCATCTCCAACTTCATTAGTGGCTTAAAAGAAGAGATTAAACCAATGATTAGAATGCTAAAACCAGCTACATTGGTTGAGGCTTTTGAGTTGTCACAGTGGCAAGAGTACTCACTCAAAGTACAGAACAAACACTCCAAGGAAAACTTCAAACTATCTGGGGAGAATAGGTTTGGAATATCAAGAGGAAATACCTCAGCCTTAAGTAGCAATACTTATAGAGTTCCTGCCAATAATACTGTCAAAACCTCTAGGTTCAGTAACAGATTACAGGAGGACAGCGGAGAGCTGAAGAAAATTTCAGCACAGGAGCTACAATATAGGAGAAGTAAGGGACTCTGCTTTAAGTGTGGAGAGAAATATAGCATTGGCCACCAATGTGCATTAGGACACGTCAACTGCATGAtactagaagaagaagaagatgctgcTTTTGAGGATGCGATGGAGAACAAGATGAACAAACTGGTAACCCAGGGCAAACTATGGAAATGTCCTTGCATGCATTGTCGGATTCCTTGCAAAGGAAAACAATTACATTGACAGGAATACTAGATGGTGAGAAGGTTTTCATGCTGGTAGACACTGGTAGCTCTGATTgctacattaacagtgagaaaGTCATTGGGATGAATATTGACTACAAATGGGTTGAACAACCATTCTCTGTCATCATGGGAAATGGAACCACTGTGACTAGCAATGCTATCTGTCCAAATGTACACTGGAGAATCAACCAACATAACTTCAAATTCGATTTAAAGGTGATAGAGCTAGACCGATGGGACATAATATTAGGGGTAGATTGGATGACACATTTTAGTCCTATCACCTTTGATTTTCAGCAACTCAGGATATCACTGCACCATGAGGGAAGTGAGATTCACTTGCATGGACAAGCTGAGGACTGTGAGATGGACTTGATTAGAGGGAAGGATTTGAGGACGTTCATAGAATACAAAAGACAAATGTGCATGACCTTGAATTGTAAAGGTGAATCAGAAGGAAAAGAGGAAATTATCCCACAGAGAGTTAGGGAGCTACTCCAAGAATTTGAAGATGTGTTCCAGACTCCAAGCTCCCTACCTCCCAGCAGGAGTGTTGATCACGCCATTCATCTGAAACCAGATGCACAACCCTTCAAGTTGAAGCCATACAGGTATCCACACTGCCATAAGGAGGAAATAGAGAAACAGGTGACGGAAATGCTTCAGAAGGGGATAGTCAAGTACAATAACAGCCCGTTTGCATCCCCTATATTGttggtcaaaaaaaaagaaggaacttGGCGTTTTTGTGTGGATTATAGAAGTTTGAATGAATTAACCATCAAAGATAGATTTCCCATACCTAATGTGGATGAATTATTAGATGAATTAGCTGGCTCAGTCTACAAAACAAAGCTGGGCCTCACGGCTGGATACCACCAGATTAGAGTCAAGTCTCAAGACACATTCAAGACAGCTTTCCAAACTCACTGTGGGTATTTTGAATTCCTAGTCATGTCATTTGGACTCACTAATGCACCAGCAACATTCCAGTCACTGATGAATCAAGTGTTTTAGCCATATTTGAGGAGATTTGTACTTATCTTTTTCGATGATATCTTGGTATACAGTCCTACCATGGATACACATGTTCAACATTTAAGAGTTGTATTTGAGATTCTGAGGAAGCATCAGCTCTATGTTAAGAAATCTAAGTGTGTCTTCGCTCAGAAGAAGGTTGACTACTTGGGACACACCATCACAAACAAGGGGGTCAGCATGGACTCTTCAAAGATCAGTAGCATTCTCCAATGGTCTTTATCTCAGTCAGTCAAAGAGCTGAGGGGCTTCCTTAGACTTACTGGCTACTACAGGAGGTTTATCAAACACTATGGCCTTGTGTGTAAGCCACTCACTGAACTGTTGAAGAAAGACAGCTTCAAATGGAACAATCAAGCACAGGATTCCTTTGAACACTTAAAGAAATTGATGTGCTCAGCTCCAGTTCTCCAATTACCAGGCTTTAATAAGTTCTTTGTTGTGGAGACTGATGCCAGTGGGGGAGGTATTGGAGCTGTCTTTATGCAAGAAGGACACCCCATTGCTTTTTTTGAGTAAAGCACTTTCAGTTAAGAACTTGGGACTTTCTGTTTATGAAAAAGAGCTTTTGGCTTTGGTGATGGCTGTTACCAAGTGGCGGCATTATTTGGTGGGCAATCATTTCATTATTAGAACAGATCACCAGTCCTTGAAGTACCTCTTGGATCAGAAACTGAACACTACTATACAGCATAAATGGATGACTAAGCTCCTAGGGTTGGATTATAAGATTGAGTATAAGAAGGGCGTTGACAACCAAGTGGCAGATGCTTTATCCAGAAGGCATGCAACTGTACACCAGGAAGAGCTTGGCTCTTGTTTGGCTATCATATCTGTTCAGCCTGGTTGGATGGAGGAATTACAGAAGAGCTATGAAGGTGATACACAAAGCCAAAACATTATGAGCCAGTTAATCCTGGATCCTAATTCACATGCTGACTACAACCTGCTGGATGGAATTCTTAAGTACCAGGGGAAGATATACGTAGGAGGTGCTAACAACATCCGAAGCAAACTAATCCAGACTTTACATGACTCAGCTATAGGGGGTCACTCGGGCCAAAGGAACTGCTGGCAGAAGCTCAAGTCCCTATTCTTTTGGCCTGGCATGAAGCAGGGGGTGATAGCATATGTACAGAGCTGTGATATTTGCCAGAAGAACAAAGCTGAGCATGTCCCTTATCCTGGATTGTTACAACCCATCCCTGTTCCTACGCAAGCTTGGTTTCACATTTCTATGAACTTTATTGAAAGGTTGCCCAAGTCACAGGGGTACGATACTATCCTAGTGGTGATTGACAAATTCACCAAATTTGGACATTTTATCCGGCTTACTCACCTTTTTACAGCTAAGTCCATTGCTCAAGTATTCCTGGACCACATCTACAGGTTGCATGGCTTGCCATACTCTATCATCACTGATAGGGATAAGGTATTCACCAGTGTGTTCtggaaggaaatttttaagtTGGTGGGGATAGAACTGCACTACACCTTATCTTATCATCCTCAAACGGATGGTCAGAGTGAGAGGTTAAATCAATATGTGGAGAGCTACCTGAGATGCATGACAGGTGACCTTCCATCCCAGTGGAGCAAATGGCTCTCACTAGCGGAATGGTGGTACAATTCTACCTACCACTCTAGCTTGAACATGACTCCGTTTGAAGCCCTCTTCGGTTACAAGCCTACACCACTATCACTTGGGCCCTATTTGGATTCGATGGTGCCTGCAGTGACTGATATGGTCCAAGAGAGAAGCAGAATTTCAAGCTGCATCAAGGATCATCTTGCAAAGGCTCAGCAGAGGATGAAGCACTTTGCGGACCAGCACAGAACTGAGAGAAGCTTTGATAAGGGGGATTGGGTGTTTTTGAAGCTGCAACCATATAGACAACAATCTGTGGTAGTGAGGAAATGCCTTGGTTGCAAAGTACTATGGTCCATTCCAGATAGAAGAGAAAGTTGGAGCAGTTGCCTACAAGATCAAACTACCTCCAGACGCAAGAATTCATCCGGTGTTTCATGTTTTTCTGTTGAAAAAGAAGATTGGGCCACTTTAGTGAGCTCTCCTCAGTTGCCAGAGCTGGGTGAACGTAATCAGTGTCCACTAAAACCAGAGGTTATTTTGAAGAAAAGGGTCATCATGCGCGACGAGAGGCCTGTCATACAATTTCTGATGAAATGGAACCATTTGAGTTATGATGAAGCTTCATGGGAGGACAAGACATTCATTGAGAGTCAGTTTCCTGAGCTCCAGACTTGAGGACAAGTCTACCTTAATGGGGGAAGAATTGTTAGGCATCGGGTAATTGGGTCAGAAGTTAGGAAATTAGTTCAGCAATTTGGGTTAGTAATTGGGGAGATTAGGACACCGAACGGTGTCGTCCCAATTAATAAGGGTTCCATGGGAATTATGGCGGTGCAATTGTTAGTTAAGGCAGTTAGTAGCGTATTAGAGGAAAGGTAATAAAGGGGGCCCAGACATATAGAGTTGGCAAGTAATAACAGAATTCAGTTGCTCCTTCTCATTCCTCTCTTTCTCCTCTGCTCACCTCCctctctcacactctctcctcaTTCTTCCTTCTCTCCTTCAATAATCAGACCAAACTGGAAAATTTACCTCTCAGATCCTAACAGATTCTTTGCCGGTGGCAATAATCAATCTGCGGTTCTGCGCTGCGGAAGCGAAACATATCAGCCAACGCACCAACGCTTTGTGCGACCTCAATAACTAAAAGAGGAGGAACATACAAAATCTACGCACCGCATAAAATAGCAAGCCATATATTAGCAAGTGATGACAGACAAAGGGTTTGTTTGGCAAATGAGTTTTTGTCCAAGTTTGTCTCCTccatttttttaataactttaactataataatttcaaaaaaaatttaaattatatacTTCAAAATATCTGAAACACACCAAAAagatttttcttcctcctttcttcttcttcctcccccatATCAACCCATCACCACATTTGGCGTTGATCACCTCTTTCGCCGCCAACGCCAAACGCCGACCATCTCTTCCAGCGCTGGTGTCGGCAaaggtaagtttttttttttttattctcactcttcctctccctctcctcctcACCAATTGCCGACTGTCGGCGCCGATaattgtagattttttttttgcttttccgcTCTCCTCATCTCTCTTTCTCCCCTCCTCCCCTCCCATCTCCCTTTCTTCTCCCCTATTTCCCGCCacctccctccccctcccctttTCCCCGGCAATCTGACCGCACGACTAGATTTGACCGCGTGACCAGTAGATTTGACCACGTGACCAAATCTGGTCACACGGCCAGATAGTGCCACCAGATTGAGTCGAGTGATTTGCGAAGGGGAGGGGAGGAGAAAAGGAaggggggagagggagagaaagaaaaagagaggaaaaagaaaaaaataataatactgCAACTGCCAGCGCCTGTTGTCGGCGGAGGTTTGAGCGCCAGCGGCTGACAATTGGTGAGGTGAGGGAGAAGAAgcggagaggaaagaaaaggaaaaagaaagaaaaagaaaagaaaaagttttacAAATCTTACAAATTTTACTATAACTTCTACGGCTTGTCATCCTCTGTCCCCAGAACTACTCCTGTCCCTCTGTCCCCTTGTTACCATTGGCTGCCACGTGGATTCTTCCTTTTTGAAAGCAAGTGAGCCAAATTTGTAGAgttaaaaatcattttttgtcTTGCTAAACTGCAAAACCCCCTTTAATTACTTGGTTTAATTTATGCATTTTCTAAGTAGCCACCAGTACATTCTTCTCCATATTAGCCTCTTTGCGGGTAGGTCTAAACATATGTGCTTTTGCAAGCATGGAGAAATGAGAAGATTTGTTAAGGAGAAAGCATCAATAGCCATCAACAACCAAGTATTCTTCTGAATTTTTCTTTGGTCTTTTTATGTTAGATTTTCAAATGAAC
This Coffea arabica cultivar ET-39 chromosome 3e, Coffea Arabica ET-39 HiFi, whole genome shotgun sequence DNA region includes the following protein-coding sequences:
- the LOC113737944 gene encoding uncharacterized protein, producing MADMPPLLPTPPNHQRLRPEIEQQNACKRDWDRQKVEIIEMYLDEKADKWFQGVKLGKPKLSWVEFGDLLCKRFADSICKDVVEEFNKLRQEGSIEEYQEKFEELKPLMLIKIRNLDENYFISNFISGLKEEIKPMIRMLKPATLVEAFELSQWQEYSLKVQNKHSKENFKLSGENRFGISRGNTSALSSNTYRVPANNTVKTSRFSNRLQEDSGELKKISAQELQYRRSKGLCFKCGEKYSIGHQCALGHVNCMILEEEEDAAFEDAMENKMNKLVTQGILDGEKVFMLVDTGSSDCYINSEKVIGMNIDYKWVEQPFSVIMGNGTTVTSNAICPNVHWRINQHNFKFDLKVIELDRWDIILGVDWMTHFSPITFDFQQLRISLHHEGSEIHLHGQAEDCEMDLIRGKDLRTFIEYKRQMCMTLNCKGESEGKEEIIPQRVRELLQEFEDVFQTPSSLPPSRSVDHAIHLKPDAQPFKLKPYRYPHCHKEEIEKQVTEMLQKGIVKYNNSPFASPILLVKKKEGTWRFCVDYRSLNELTIKDRFPIPNVDELLDELAGSVYKTKLGLTAGYHQIRVKSQDTFKTAFQTHCGYFEFLVMSFGLTNAPATFQSLMNQVF